A portion of the Rhodococcus pseudokoreensis genome contains these proteins:
- a CDS encoding nuclear transport factor 2 family protein, which translates to MTDTISQTEQTRTVVAGLYAAGSAGDVEGLLESLAEDVVVHEPAYLPWGGTYTGHEQFLGLFGTLVQKIDLTKIVIEGMVAEGEKCFVTFHAPEVASGQDVYIAEQSTVRDGKVVELTIFYGEQTFTSAQDS; encoded by the coding sequence ATGACCGACACGATTTCGCAGACCGAGCAGACCCGCACAGTGGTGGCAGGGCTCTACGCCGCCGGCTCCGCAGGGGACGTCGAAGGTCTGCTCGAAAGCCTCGCCGAGGACGTCGTCGTCCACGAGCCCGCCTACCTCCCCTGGGGTGGGACGTATACGGGGCACGAGCAGTTCCTCGGACTCTTCGGCACCCTCGTGCAGAAGATCGACCTCACCAAGATCGTGATCGAGGGCATGGTGGCCGAGGGCGAGAAGTGCTTCGTCACGTTCCATGCGCCGGAGGTGGCGTCGGGTCAGGACGTCTACATCGCCGAACAGTCGACTGTGCGCGACGGCAAGGTTGTGGAATTGACCATCTTCTATGGCGAGCAGACCTTCACCAGCGCCCAGGACAGCTGA
- a CDS encoding alpha/beta hydrolase, giving the protein MASTESGYLAELYSSWTERAAAQPDMSLAANREMLEEWHRATVEPTGVRYEEIDADGVPSMWCVPSGGAMDRAVLYLHGGGFLFWSRHSHRKLAGHLAKAVGAPVLVPDYRRAPKHPVPAQLEDAVTVYRWLRQQGIDAQHIATAGDSAGGNLCIAVALEQIADGDAPPAAIMPISPWLDMELGSASLDTNAEHDLTVNRAMLETIRRLAVPDDAISNPSINLLYADPTGLPPILIHVSSHEALLDDSIRFAAKARSAGVDVTVETEPGMQHIYPCLAGRAPEADRAIERMGSWVRPLLGLTMPPHAGEQNEPLTHSTWAS; this is encoded by the coding sequence ATGGCGAGCACGGAATCGGGCTACCTGGCAGAGCTGTACTCCAGCTGGACGGAACGCGCCGCCGCACAGCCGGACATGAGCCTCGCCGCCAACCGGGAAATGCTCGAAGAGTGGCACCGTGCGACGGTCGAGCCGACCGGCGTGCGATACGAGGAGATCGATGCCGACGGCGTGCCCTCGATGTGGTGCGTACCGAGCGGCGGTGCGATGGACCGGGCGGTGCTCTACCTGCACGGCGGTGGGTTCCTGTTCTGGTCCCGGCATTCGCACCGCAAGCTGGCCGGGCACCTGGCAAAGGCGGTCGGCGCCCCGGTGCTCGTGCCCGACTATCGACGGGCGCCCAAGCATCCGGTTCCCGCGCAGTTGGAGGACGCCGTCACCGTATACCGCTGGCTGCGGCAGCAGGGTATCGACGCGCAGCACATCGCCACCGCCGGGGATTCGGCAGGTGGAAACCTCTGCATTGCAGTAGCTCTCGAGCAGATAGCGGACGGTGACGCCCCGCCTGCCGCCATCATGCCGATATCTCCGTGGCTGGACATGGAACTCGGGAGCGCGAGCCTCGACACCAACGCCGAACACGACCTGACGGTGAACCGGGCGATGCTGGAGACGATCCGCCGTCTGGCTGTGCCCGACGACGCGATATCGAATCCGTCGATCAACCTGCTGTACGCGGATCCGACGGGACTGCCACCGATTCTCATCCACGTCAGCTCCCACGAAGCTCTGCTCGACGACTCGATTCGCTTCGCCGCGAAAGCACGTTCCGCCGGGGTCGACGTGACCGTCGAGACCGAACCGGGTATGCAGCACATCTATCCATGCCTCGCGGGCCGGGCGCCCGAAGCAGATCGGGCGATCGAGCGAATGGGCTCGTGGGTCCGACCATTGCTCGGCCTGACGATGCCGCCGCATGCCGGCGAACAGAACGAACCGCTCACTCACTCGACGTGGGCGTCTTGA
- a CDS encoding LLM class flavin-dependent oxidoreductase — MALTLSCGLATSLDSHEHARIAEELGYDTAWMFDTAPVCADVWMQLGRAADRTDRIRLATGVLAPALRHPITTANAISTLVSIAGRDRVAVGVGSGFSGAIVTGQRPSKWSYVAAYIETVRALLRGETVPWEGSSVKLLHGPLTGPDRPIDVPFLVAADGPKGMAVARELADGAIGAFAPHRGWDWSMVMAQGTVLDEGEDPGSQRVLDAGGPGAAIMLHYAVEFNGVNQLPFDATDWANAYSDVPADTRHLVLHEGHGVFVSAVDRPFIDGDILVKSGMALSAGAWRDKVDALEAGGATEVTYTPSGPDVPHELEAFMKAVTT; from the coding sequence ATGGCGTTGACCCTGTCGTGCGGCCTGGCAACATCACTCGACAGCCACGAACACGCGCGAATCGCCGAAGAACTCGGTTACGACACGGCGTGGATGTTCGATACGGCGCCGGTGTGCGCGGATGTGTGGATGCAACTCGGCCGAGCGGCCGATCGCACCGATCGCATCAGACTCGCGACCGGCGTATTGGCTCCGGCATTGCGTCACCCGATCACCACCGCCAATGCGATATCGACACTCGTCTCGATCGCAGGCCGCGACCGTGTGGCGGTCGGCGTGGGAAGCGGGTTCAGCGGCGCAATCGTCACTGGTCAGCGGCCGTCGAAATGGAGCTATGTCGCGGCGTACATCGAGACCGTCCGTGCGTTGTTGCGCGGCGAGACCGTCCCGTGGGAAGGCAGCAGCGTCAAACTGCTGCACGGACCGCTCACCGGCCCGGACCGGCCGATCGACGTCCCCTTTCTCGTAGCGGCCGACGGACCGAAGGGGATGGCGGTTGCCCGGGAACTCGCAGACGGCGCGATCGGAGCCTTCGCACCACACCGTGGTTGGGACTGGAGCATGGTCATGGCGCAAGGCACCGTTCTCGACGAGGGGGAGGACCCGGGCTCGCAACGGGTTCTCGACGCCGGGGGACCGGGCGCCGCGATCATGCTGCACTACGCCGTCGAATTCAACGGCGTAAACCAGCTTCCCTTCGATGCGACGGACTGGGCGAACGCGTACTCCGACGTTCCCGCCGATACCCGTCACCTGGTGCTGCACGAGGGACACGGTGTATTCGTATCGGCCGTCGACCGCCCGTTCATCGACGGCGACATCCTCGTCAAGAGCGGAATGGCGCTCTCCGCCGGTGCATGGCGGGACAAGGTCGACGCGCTCGAGGCGGGCGGAGCGACCGAGGTCACCTACACACCCTCCGGGCCGGACGTCCCGCACGAGCTGGAGGCGTTCATGAAGGCGGTCACAACGTGA